One region of Armigeres subalbatus isolate Guangzhou_Male chromosome 3, GZ_Asu_2, whole genome shotgun sequence genomic DNA includes:
- the LOC134220948 gene encoding integumentary mucin C.1-like, producing the protein MFVYLSVFGTIVFAIVESSSNFIARPCLKGFQDFMCPTPPTALEVYFPHEVYCNRYYKCLYGVAHSMNCPPGTYFNQYDNVCSRDKACCRRVKPCNVRVPNCLSCSNYFVTLSQNSVEFGVCNYDGTATKYKCPEAFDPFTKQYVPMEFYNGRCEANGCLQPVTCGPKPVTTTAKPTTTTTSSTTTTTTQSTTTTQKPTTTTTETTTTTTPITTTSTTTEQPTTTTTESTAVTTTDEPVTTTTEDTSTVTSTSTTTTETTPITVDLMPSTTTETSTTTTTDATTTTKKKEQEFPTSYTLEYFIKNSSV; encoded by the exons ATGTTCGTCTACCTGTCGGTGTTTGGCACGATAGTGTTCGCAATCGTGGAATCGAGTTCAAATTTCATCGCAAGGCCGTGCCTAAAAGGTTTCCAGGATTTTATGTGCCCAACACCACCAACCGCTTTGGAAGTGTACTTTCCACATGAAGTGTATTGCAACCGTTACTACAAATGCCTCTACGGCGTGGCACATTCCATGAATTGTCCACCGGGTACCTATTTCAACCAATACGACAATGTTTGCAGCCGCGATAAGGCTTGCTGTCGCCGGGTGAAGCCGTGCAATGTCCGAGTGCCGAACTGTTTGAGTTGCTCCAATTATTTCGTAACATTATCGCAAAATTCGGTTGAGTTCGGGGTGTGCAACTATGACGGGACTGCCACTAAGTATAAGTGTCCGGAAGCTTTCGATCCTTTTACCAAACAATATGTACCAATGGAATTCTACAACGGGAGGTGCGAGGCCAACGGCTGTTTACAGCCGGTCACTTGTGGTCCTAAGCCAGTTACGACGACTGCGAAGCCAACAACTACAACTACTTCATCAACGACCACAACAACTACGCAATCAACTACGACGACCCAAAAGCCAACTACAACGACGACTGAGACTACGACAACGACAACTCCGATAACGACCACTTCGACAACGACCGAGCAACCAACTACGACAACAACCGAGTCTACCGCAGTGACGACAACCGATGAACCAGTCACAACGACAACAGAGGACACATCGACTGTAACGAGCACCTCGACAACTACAACCGAAACTACGCCGATAACCGTAGACCTAATGCCATCGACAACTACTGAAACATCAACAACGACAACCACCGATGCAACCACGACCACTAAGAAAAAAG AACAAGAATTCCCTACCAGCTACACTCTggaatattttataaaaaatagttCAGTTTGA